From Chrysemys picta bellii isolate R12L10 unplaced genomic scaffold, ASM1138683v2 scaf487, whole genome shotgun sequence, the proteins below share one genomic window:
- the LOC135978859 gene encoding butyrophilin subfamily 1 member A1-like, producing the protein QLFASIRRDHHPLESHLSQSLLSLDDLQSNLEKEREILRSELENERGKSLADLGWSKVRKNAVNVILDPDTAHPSLVVSENGRSVKWRGLQQDVTDNPERFDSETCVLGLEGFTSGRHYWEVDVGGGRAWAVGVAGESVRRKGWISFAPEERIWAMDQCGSHYRACTSPDTLLPLTWNPGKIGVYLDYEQGLVSFYQPGTEAPIFTFTSSFTGQLHPFFWVYSPITLCS; encoded by the exons CAGCTCTTTGCTAGTATTAGAAGAGACCATCACCCACTGGAATCTCacctctctcaatctcttctttctttagacGATCTGCAATCTaatctggagaaagagagag agATTCTGCGCTCTGAGCTGGAGAACGAGAGAG GGAAATCCCTGGCTGACCTTG GCTGGagtaaagtcagaaaaaatgcag tgAACGTGATTCTGGATCCGGACACGGCTCATCCCAGCCTCGTGGTCTCTGAGAATGGgcgatctgtgaaatggaggggCCTGCAGCAGGACGTGACTGACAACCCCGAGAGATTTGATAGTGAAACCTGCGTGCTGGGCTTGGAAgggttcacctcggggagacactACTGGGAGGTAGACGTCGggggtgggagggcctgggctgtgggggtggccggagagtctgtcaggaggaagggctggatcagctttgctcctgaggagaggatctgggccatggatCAGTGTGGGAGCCATTACCGGGCTTGCACTTCCCCGGAtaccctcctgcccctgacttggAACCCCGGGAAGATCGGGGTGTATCTGGACTATGAGCAGGGCCTAGTATCATTTTATCAGCCTGGtactgaggccccgatcttcactttcacctCTTCATTCACTGGGCAGCTCCACCCTTTCTTCTGGGTCTACTCCCCAATCACACTATGTTCCTGA